One Drosophila subpulchrella strain 33 F10 #4 breed RU33 chromosome 2R, RU_Dsub_v1.1 Primary Assembly, whole genome shotgun sequence genomic window, GCCGCCTACATCTATTGCTCCACGGCCTTCTGCAATAGCAACAATCGGGGTCTGATTGTCGAGGAGGTCTACAAGTCACAGTTCGATCCGTACGAGATGATGAAGATGGCCGAGGATGACTCTGCCTGGGAGGATTTCACCGATCAGAAGTGCAAGGGCTATATCCGGGATCATCCCAACACTTATACGTTTACCAAGAACCTGTCGGAGAATCTGCTGATGGCCGAGATGACGGGACTGCCAGCAGCCATAGTTAGGCCATCTATTGgtaagtttttcaaaaatactAAAAGAATTTTTAACTTATATCCTTACTCATCTTTCAGTTTATGGAACCTTGGAGAACCCAATGAAGGGCTGGGTGGGTAATGCAAACTCTGGTCACCTGGGCTTTTTGGCCGGCTTTGTGAAGGGAATTTTCCGCACAATGTGCGGTAATGCTAATGCTGTGATCGACATCATACCCTGTGACTATGTGATCAACTCATCGCTGGTCATGGGCTGGTACGTGGGCACCCGGAAGGTGGAGCAGCCGGAGATCATCCATTGCACCTCGGGAGAGGTGAATCCCCTGAACCTCGCCGAGTTCTGCACGATCATTAACGACAGCGTGGAACGGCATCCGCCCAATAGTTTTGTCTGGAAACCGGCGACGAAATTGCGCAATGGTTGGCGTTACAATCTGTTCTTCTATCTGTTCCATCTGCTGCCAGCAATGGTTTTCATCATTCCAGAGAAGCTGTTCGGAATCGGAATGCCGCAGCACACGTAAGTATTAtggataatatttaaataggaATTAGGTCAAATACAATTAATCAGATAAATGATAAGCGTAGGTATTCTATGTCTTGataaaaaaactgaaaaactaCTTGGGAATTATAAAGGCATTTAAAATGTAGAACTATGTTGTACAACTGTaatgtaaatgtaaatgtaaatgtaaatataaatgtaaatattcCCCCTTTTCAGAGCCTACGAGTACATGCGCGTTTTCCAAAAGGGAACCAAGGCCTTCGACTACTTCCTGGACAAGGACTTCCGATACTCCCTGAAGAATGCGCTGCGTATATCAGCTTTAATACCAGAGAGCGATCGGAGACGCTATAATTTCGATGCCAGCCAGTGCGATTGGTCGGAGTTCATCGATCGCTGTCTGATTGGCATTCGGCGTTTCTACTTCAAGGAGTCGGCAGTGACCACAGAATGGCACCGCAACTATTGGAAGGTGTAAGTATACAGTTTCTACTTTATCAAACCACTTCCTAACAATCTTATTTTCTTTAGCTTCAATGTCCTTTACTACGCGGGCTATGTGGTCATCTTTGCCGTCTTGTACTTCGCCCTCACTCTAACTTTGGGCCTGCAGATAGGTCTTACGTTGGCCGTTCTCATCTGGGGTTTCCTTGTCTGGTTGTAGACTTCTTTCTGGATCGTCAACCGTTGGATTGTGCAATATCCCCGCTCCAATTCCGAACTCTTCCACATGGTTGTCCCTTTCCATCTGTAGTTTGTTCTTAATAGGGTATCATGTATTTTACTTTTAAGTCCTTTCACACAAGCCAAGTACAAGTCAGAAAAGTGTATCATTATAATTAACAATCGAAGCAACACTAGACACGAATCTATTCACACAGCAATGCAAAAGTAGCCCAAAACTTAGTCACTTTAACTAAACACTAAATgtaaaagaaatgaaaattatAGATTGTTGTAATAATCAACCGGTTTATAGTCAAATAGTCGAAGATTATGAGAACTAAACTTTAAATGATTAAATATGTaactattattcaaataaatatgattttaatgTTAAGGAAAATTATGGTGTTTTCTTGGGCAGAAAATGTATAATTCAAACTATATATCACTTGGGCCTTAAAAAAATGGACTTCAAGGCAAGGGACTTCAACATAAAGAGGCTTTACTGTACATTGCTTTTGACATTTCCCATTGGCGACACCTAGCGGCCTTTATTAACTTAACTTTACACATATCCCTTAAATTGAGAGATTACCGCTAGAGAGCGCTGCATAAGAATTGAAGCCCTGccggcagattataagacatcGTTTAGATTCAGATACGAGTTCGACGACTCATCTGCGTGAAGAGGTAACACAGATGCATTAACAGACTAAATTCTATGTAGTTACTAAAAGCGGATAATTGTTAATATTTGTTGGTCATTTTCTTATGAGTTGTATATTGAATTCTTAACGAATTGGAATACATTGACAACTTTTTAGAACAACTTTATGGTTTTTTTCGGAGAAGTTATGGCTATAGAATTTCTTTGTGGGCGGTAAGCATAGTTGGCATGGGGACACAGGAATCGCTGTGGCCAAAATTCGGAAGATACTTTTATTAATGCATCTTCCCAGAATTTCGACCGGATAAATAGGCCAATGCGCGCTGtttaaaaaattacattaTGTAATATTCTTGAAATTAAGTTAACTTTTAtgaattaaaataatgtttacatcaattttgTTGCTTAATTTTATGGAAGCACACCCACTGTGCATGCTTATATCATACGGCTAGCCAAGACAGCAACCTCTTTAGCTTATTTGTTAAGCCTTGACAGAAACCTTATACATATCTGTAAGGTCAATGTTACCAGATTAAGAAAAATATGACTCAACTTCATGAAGAGGAAGAACACATGCCGCcttgattcaaaaatattgcatttttgatacattacatacatacattacAAATGAAATAATAAGATACCATTGGAGTAAGCTAAAAAATTCTGGTCGATTAAATAAATTCACTCTTATTCCAACCATTCCCTATTCCTAAACTTTCCAAAAACCTTCATTATAGAAACACACCggatttgtttgttttaaacattttaattgaattaattttGTAGTGCATAAGCtgctataaataaataattacagtacgttataaaataaaattacaatAGCTTCTGCCGCATGGTTCGGTTCCGGGAGAAGCGACTTACTTGATAATGATGCCCTACCGAAGGACCCAACCGCCGTCGAGTCCCCTAAATTAATATTGTATAGGACTAAAGCTAAGTGTAAATGTTATGCaataatttagaaaattatGTACAGCAAATGGGAATAAATTAGGCGTCCAATCGATCGTTACATGAGCCGTGACTGCAACAGTGATCAATGTATGGTTAATCACATTCACTAACTAGTTTTAGGGCTAGGGCTAGGCAACGCTAAGTGTTAGATTACGATTATGACAATGGAAGTATCAGTTTCTGGTTCAGTGGTTGCTGTGCGGGCAGGTGGAGGTAAATGGTGGCAACTGGAATCGTTGCTCGGGTTATGGCCAATGCGATCCGGTGGTGATCTCTCCTCATAGCCATAACCGGAGCACGAGTCCGAGTTTGAGTTGGGTTCCGATGCCGTTTGTGGGGGAAGACGTGCTAGGCATTCACTAAGGATCGGGCCAGGGCGGGATCTAGAACTGCAGGATCTGGTTGATCCAGTCCCGGAACTCCGAGATGCGGGTGTACACGCCCGGCTGGTTGGCCTCCGCACACCCGATGCCCCACGAGATGACGCCTCCCAGCTGGAATCGCTTGTCCGCCTCCCGTTGCAGCACCATGGGGCCACCGGAATCACCTGATGG contains:
- the LOC119550680 gene encoding putative fatty acyl-CoA reductase CG8303; this translates as MAVITEHGGTTSPPENNNSLGNGKLRVNGHELGTALTIPEFFAHKNIFVTGGTGFLGTVLIEALLDTHPDIGTIYVLVRGKRKFDPNERIRRLLQKPIFEKYSEKTLSKVVPVVGELSEPNFGFGPELLQELIDRVNVIYHSAATIKFSSPLRTAIRTNLTGTMRTIELAKQLKQLAAYIYCSTAFCNSNNRGLIVEEVYKSQFDPYEMMKMAEDDSAWEDFTDQKCKGYIRDHPNTYTFTKNLSENLLMAEMTGLPAAIVRPSIVYGTLENPMKGWVGNANSGHLGFLAGFVKGIFRTMCGNANAVIDIIPCDYVINSSLVMGWYVGTRKVEQPEIIHCTSGEVNPLNLAEFCTIINDSVERHPPNSFVWKPATKLRNGWRYNLFFYLFHLLPAMVFIIPEKLFGIGMPQHTAYEYMRVFQKGTKAFDYFLDKDFRYSLKNALRISALIPESDRRRYNFDASQCDWSEFIDRCLIGIRRFYFKESAVTTEWHRNYWKVFNVLYYAGYVVIFAVLYFALTLTLGLQIGLTLAVLIWGFLVWL